One Castanea sativa cultivar Marrone di Chiusa Pesio chromosome 4, ASM4071231v1 DNA window includes the following coding sequences:
- the LOC142631935 gene encoding protein indeterminate-domain 16-like isoform X2, producing MLANNSSSSSLPSSEPFSCLENGINNKRKRRPAGTPDAEVVSLSPKTLLESDRYVCEICNQGFQRDQNLQMHRRRHKVPWKLLKRENPVVRKRVFVCPEPSCLHHDPCHALGDLVGIKKHFRRKHSNHKQWVCEKCSKGYAVQSDYKAHLKTCGTRGHSCDCGRVFSRVESFIEHQDACSMGRLRPESHTLQPACLSRTASSPSPSSETNFSTGPWPAALVMPKQKSTETTFLNPTTITAGDNSSKNTSYHNLELQLSTTSNPIDVSASPKTEDANHSTQLQLSIGSSEFGEKNESNLSNIRNSPKEGTITSDKPGVVASRLKEQARDQLRLARAEKAYAEEARQQAKRQIELAEQEFANAKRIRQQAQAELDKAQTLKDHAVKQINSTILHITCHACKQQFQARTAVVPPPDENSLVLSYMSSAITTEGEVENENGAAKPYS from the exons ATGTTAGCCAATAACTCTTCCTCCTCTTCACTTCCTTCTTCTGAGCCATTTTCTTGCTTAGAAAACGGTATTAACAACAAGAGGAAACGAAGGCCAGCAGGAACTCCAG ATGCAGAAGTGGTTTCTCTCTCACCAAAAACACTATTGGAATCGGATCGTTATGTGTGCGAGATCTGCAACCAGGGATTTCAGAGAGACCAGAACCTTCAGATGCATCGTCGAAGGCACAAGGTGCCATGGAAGTTGCTAAAGAGAGAGAATCCAGTGGTGAGAAAACGCGTTTTCGTGTGCCCAGAACCAAGCTGCTTGCACCATGATCCTTGCCACGCTCTGGGTGATCTTGTTGGGATAAAGAAGCATTTCAGAAGGAAGCACAGTAATCACAAACAATGGGTTTGTGAGAAATGTTCCAAAGGTTATGCAGTTCAATCTGATTATAAAGCCCATCTCAAAACCTGTGGCACCAGGGGCCATTCATGTGATTGTGGCCGTGTGTTTTCAAG GGTAGAGAGTTTCATTGAACACCAAGATGCTTGTAGTATGGGCCGTCTCAGGCCGGAATCACATACACTCCAACCAGCATGTTTGTCTCGAACGGCTTCGAGTCCTAGCCCATCTAGCGAGACCAATTTCAGCACAGGTCCTTGGCCAGCTGCTTTAGTAATGCCAAAGCAAAAATCAACAGAAACCACGTTCTTGAACCCTACTACTATTACTGCAGGAGATAATTCATCCAAAAACACAAGCTACCACAACTTGGAGCTTCAGCTCTCAACCACATCAAATCCCATTGATGTCTCGGCTTCCCCAAAGACAGAAGATGCCAATCATTCTACACAACTTCAACTCTCAATTGGGTCATCagaatttggagagaaaaatgaatCAAACTTGAGTAATATTAGAAACTCACCCAAGGAGGGCACCATTACTAGTGACAAACCTGGGGTGGTTGCGTCAAGGCTCAAAGAACAAGCGCGAGATCAGTTAAGGCTAGCCAGGGCAGAAAAGGCTTATGCTGAAGAGGCTAGACAACAAGCAAAGCGGCAGATTGAATTAGCAGAGCAGGAATTTGCAAATGCAAAGAGAATCAGGCAACAAGCCCAGGCTGAATTAGACAAGGCTCAGACTCTGAAAGACCATGCAGTGAAGCAAATCAATTCCACTATTCTTCATATAACTTGTCATGCTTGCAAACAACAATTTCAAGCAAGAACAGCGGTGGTGCCTCCTCCTGATGAAAACTCTCTAGTATTGAGTTATATGTCCTCAGCCATAACAACAGAAGGTGAAGTAGAAAACGAAAATGGAGCTGCTAAGCCATATAGCTAG
- the LOC142631935 gene encoding protein indeterminate-domain 16-like isoform X1, which yields MLANNSSSSSLPSSEPFSCLENGINNKRKRRPAGTPDPDAEVVSLSPKTLLESDRYVCEICNQGFQRDQNLQMHRRRHKVPWKLLKRENPVVRKRVFVCPEPSCLHHDPCHALGDLVGIKKHFRRKHSNHKQWVCEKCSKGYAVQSDYKAHLKTCGTRGHSCDCGRVFSRVESFIEHQDACSMGRLRPESHTLQPACLSRTASSPSPSSETNFSTGPWPAALVMPKQKSTETTFLNPTTITAGDNSSKNTSYHNLELQLSTTSNPIDVSASPKTEDANHSTQLQLSIGSSEFGEKNESNLSNIRNSPKEGTITSDKPGVVASRLKEQARDQLRLARAEKAYAEEARQQAKRQIELAEQEFANAKRIRQQAQAELDKAQTLKDHAVKQINSTILHITCHACKQQFQARTAVVPPPDENSLVLSYMSSAITTEGEVENENGAAKPYS from the exons ATGTTAGCCAATAACTCTTCCTCCTCTTCACTTCCTTCTTCTGAGCCATTTTCTTGCTTAGAAAACGGTATTAACAACAAGAGGAAACGAAGGCCAGCAGGAACTCCAG ATCCAGATGCAGAAGTGGTTTCTCTCTCACCAAAAACACTATTGGAATCGGATCGTTATGTGTGCGAGATCTGCAACCAGGGATTTCAGAGAGACCAGAACCTTCAGATGCATCGTCGAAGGCACAAGGTGCCATGGAAGTTGCTAAAGAGAGAGAATCCAGTGGTGAGAAAACGCGTTTTCGTGTGCCCAGAACCAAGCTGCTTGCACCATGATCCTTGCCACGCTCTGGGTGATCTTGTTGGGATAAAGAAGCATTTCAGAAGGAAGCACAGTAATCACAAACAATGGGTTTGTGAGAAATGTTCCAAAGGTTATGCAGTTCAATCTGATTATAAAGCCCATCTCAAAACCTGTGGCACCAGGGGCCATTCATGTGATTGTGGCCGTGTGTTTTCAAG GGTAGAGAGTTTCATTGAACACCAAGATGCTTGTAGTATGGGCCGTCTCAGGCCGGAATCACATACACTCCAACCAGCATGTTTGTCTCGAACGGCTTCGAGTCCTAGCCCATCTAGCGAGACCAATTTCAGCACAGGTCCTTGGCCAGCTGCTTTAGTAATGCCAAAGCAAAAATCAACAGAAACCACGTTCTTGAACCCTACTACTATTACTGCAGGAGATAATTCATCCAAAAACACAAGCTACCACAACTTGGAGCTTCAGCTCTCAACCACATCAAATCCCATTGATGTCTCGGCTTCCCCAAAGACAGAAGATGCCAATCATTCTACACAACTTCAACTCTCAATTGGGTCATCagaatttggagagaaaaatgaatCAAACTTGAGTAATATTAGAAACTCACCCAAGGAGGGCACCATTACTAGTGACAAACCTGGGGTGGTTGCGTCAAGGCTCAAAGAACAAGCGCGAGATCAGTTAAGGCTAGCCAGGGCAGAAAAGGCTTATGCTGAAGAGGCTAGACAACAAGCAAAGCGGCAGATTGAATTAGCAGAGCAGGAATTTGCAAATGCAAAGAGAATCAGGCAACAAGCCCAGGCTGAATTAGACAAGGCTCAGACTCTGAAAGACCATGCAGTGAAGCAAATCAATTCCACTATTCTTCATATAACTTGTCATGCTTGCAAACAACAATTTCAAGCAAGAACAGCGGTGGTGCCTCCTCCTGATGAAAACTCTCTAGTATTGAGTTATATGTCCTCAGCCATAACAACAGAAGGTGAAGTAGAAAACGAAAATGGAGCTGCTAAGCCATATAGCTAG